The Terriglobales bacterium DNA segment ATATTTCTCGCGGAACTTCTCCACCACCCACTGAACCGTTTCACGATCGGTGATCGGCCTGGCTTGCAGATCGGCTGCGACGTAACGCGAGAGGCGGTCTCTAAGCTCGTCGATCGGATTGCCCGCCGCTGCACCATGCGAACCAGACATCACATGACCCGCTGCTGCTGATCGTTATTATGCGCGCCGTCGGCCCGAGGTTGCACACTCGGAACATCCGTGTTCGCCCGCACCGCCGACGCAGCATCCCCACACCCGTCCTCTGGATTCCCGCATCTTCGGCCGCGAGTTCCGCGATGGCCGGCCAGTCGAGCGACTCTCCGCCCACGCGCGAGCCGGGCCACTGTCGAAAAGCCGAACGCTTGACATGTTGAACAATTGAGCAGATTATGTCGCGGGTTCGCCAGCTACTCCCGTGCAAACACATTTCATTCGCCGTACCAGCACTGCTGACGAGCTTGCGGAAGCGCTTCGCACCCGGATTCTCTCGGGCGAAATGCTGCCCGGCTCAACCCTGCTGGAAATTCCGCTTTCGGAAGCTTTCGGCGTTTCGCGCAACACGCTGCGGGAGGCAATGCGCATCCTGATCTTGGAAGGCCTGCTCAAACGCCGTATTCATCGCGGCGTCACCGTGGCCGAACTTTCACCCGCCGATGTCGCCGAGATTTACGCGCTGCGCCGCATGCTCGAACTGAAGGCCGTTGCCCTTGCCGGCCGCGCTACACGCCAGGACTTCAGCCACATGTCGAAGGCAGTAACCGATTTTCAGGTGGCGGCGCTGTCACGCGACTGGGCGGCCGCCGTAGACGCCGACATGCGCTTCCACACCGCGCTGGTCGCGCTGCATCGCAGCCCGCGGCTGCTGCACTTTTATCGCAAGGTCGTGGGCGAACTGCGCTTGGGCATGGTTCTGGTGGACCGCGCTCACGACAAT contains these protein-coding regions:
- a CDS encoding GntR family transcriptional regulator, which codes for MQTHFIRRTSTADELAEALRTRILSGEMLPGSTLLEIPLSEAFGVSRNTLREAMRILILEGLLKRRIHRGVTVAELSPADVAEIYALRRMLELKAVALAGRATRQDFSHMSKAVTDFQVAALSRDWAAAVDADMRFHTALVALHRSPRLLHFYRKVVGELRLGMVLVDRAHDNPRRLIPQHKAMLKALEARRLKECAQMLSRHLDDSERRLQSIFGSKHDMKQKAAIAAD